The genomic DNA CACAGATGTCATTTCGAATGGGCAAAATATTcttaatgtttaatgttttgattaaaGCATCAAAGGAAAACCAAAATGAACATATGAATATCTAATTGTAAACTAAATTTAAACATGAAGATTTAATTTACAAGTATAATGAACTATATAGAAATTTACACATATTATAATATCAAATTCTGTATTGATAGATAATACGCTTTTACAAAGAAACTCGATTTTTGATCTAAAAGGATAACTATGTCGAGCCCGTTGACACACAGCCTCAGTGACGTTTTCGCCGGTTGAAAAGAAGCTCCATGCAAGTCAAAGTTTTGGCATCGACGACAAAATTCGACATGATATTTGCAATAGGGACCTGTGTCCTTTAGCAGTTATCTATTTCATTGAGGGAAATATTTTCTTAAACTAACAAATGTGATACAAACCACTACTCTGTCTTACCTTACTTATGTGCTGTTATCGTtggtattaacccttaccatgataaatttttataatgaacctgtccatctttcaatttggacagtaacattaattgttaaaagggctGCTTATCAAAAAaatgatactggctgaatagcgaacagcgcagatcatgatcagacagcaTAGATATACAGGCTGATcaggatctacactggtcgcaaaagcaaaaccAATTCTGTCCAGCATGGAAAGGGTTAATGGCCATTGTCTGGTTCATTTTTTCATACGTTTTCATAAAAGTCTTAATTACACAACGTTCGTTTTCATCTGTCATGTGCAATTAATATCAAATGAAGAGAAAAGCCATCAATGTATCTGAAAACATCTGTTCACAAACATCGCATCACttcaaaatatcatataaattatATCCTGTTCGTTTAGAATTCCAAACCAACGCTGCAGAGACCGTCATCAAAACAAAACTTGTTTCGCAAAGTGATCTCGCATCTGAAAGAGCAAACTGGTTTTCTTGATATAGTCCTGAATCTTCGATACATACTCTTGCGCCTGTGACCGCGTTCCTCCATATCAACGTAAACTGTAGGTTAAACAGATACTGTCTCGAAATGTTTCTATAAAGAATGTTTTCGTATCTACTCAGAATAAATTCCGAGGGAGATAACTCAACTTGATAACACAAATAAAGATTCGTGATCATATGTATATTTCCTACAGGGTAAAAACTTCGGTAAACCTCGCGGTATCTTGTATAAAGAATGCTTTTAGACTGGTTATTAAATAGAATGTCATCATCATGTACATAAATGGTTGAAAACGCCATAAAATCTGACTTCAGTATATACGTTGCATTCATGACATTTAATACCCATTCTTGCCTGATCATTTCCTTTACGGTTTGGATTAGCACTTTCGGACGAACAGGTGactttttgtttattattttgacaaGGAAATGTGTGAAGTTACTACCAAGATCCATTGTGTCATAGAAAACTGATTGAATAGACCAAAGTTTCGGCCAAGGAGACTTTAGAATTGATATGTCTGTCAAAAAGCGATTGAATGGCATTAGCTCAGCTATATGAATGAAATTTTTCGTTGTCAGGTTGATATATACAGTATATTCCTGGTTCAACCAACGTTTGTTCGGGTAGATGCATCTACCGGTTTGATCGTACAATTGCCCAGACGGACAATAGATCGGCCGGCAGCTGCCgttctaaaataaaaaaggaagttTACATAAATCACCAATCAATAGTTTGTGACAATGACCAGTCTTAAGTTTAACTCTAATTTTTCTTGACTGAAgtcaaaacttaaagaaaaaaagtgtaaaaaatattgttggtgtTATGTAATAAACACTTACTGTAtagcttgccggtcaatagtcaaaactactcGGTCATTTCGATCTCGAACAATAGGTCTGACAACTGACCAACAAGCCacctattttaacatttaacttctCCAATGGTCTGTTGCACATTTAACTTCTCCAATGGTCTGTTGCATAAGAATGAGATGCAACTTAAAACCTAGTAtagaatttttcaaattttgaattatATCTAACAAAAATGAATAGGGTAATTTTATGATGAAAGGACATCATTATAAGGGAAGAAATCACAGTACTTGAAATACTTACGTCGTTAATTTCACAAGCCTTTGGTACTTTTTTTGCCTTCGCTAACATATCCTCGCGATCATTAGTAATGAAGTTAGTGTCAATAAGCCCTGTAAACCCATTTGAACCGTGTCCACGTTCAAAGGTAATCTTTTTACAACTTATATCTTTAATAAAGGGTTCAGCATTACAAATGTAGCAAAAAATGTTTGCATACATCTTTGCCTTTCTATATGGCGACACCAGCCCACTTGTGCATGCGCTAATTACTTCTTCCTTAGAAAACCCTATATCATaagttaaatgaaatgattttgaaGCAAGACATACATTAACGAGCTCCTTATAGCATTTATGAGACTTCAGGTCATTGATGTCACCTCGGTAGGTAAAGTCAACGCTGCAATCTCTAGGGACTGAGTTCGAAGTTGAATCTAACAATTGAACAAAATTGCTTGCATCTGAAACAAGCTGatctatttctttacaaacaaGAAATGCATCGAAAGGAGTGACGTCCATAGCACCATTTTTAGTGGCACAGATTGCATTCTTGTATAGAAGATTGTTTCTTTTAGAGTATACGGGATACAAACTATCCCAGGGAGCAACGCGTTGATCCCCGCAAGATATGTTTGATTGCATTGTACTATTAGCAGATGAATCAGGTTCTGAAACAATCGAAATCATGTTGTATGCCTGAAAAAACGCATAGTCTTCCGGTGGTGGAGGTACAGTAGTAAGGAAAAGACAACTCCGCTCTGTCGTCTGCAATATGTCGTTTTGATTACCACTTGCATTTCTTTGAGGCTGTTGTGACGGAAAACAGCAATTCTCGGTTTCAGCACAGTCAAAACTACATGAACAATCTACAAGtatagaaaacaaaaaagaactaTTGCATTTACTTCCGATCTAGGCAAAGGCTGTTAACAttgttaatgttttatatatcatAATGAGATTTTAAGGCGATAGTTTTAAATAAGCAATATGGACTTTTCAGTATCGTAAAATCACCATGTGTTCATTAGTGTATAAGGTGCgatttaaagtaaatacatgaataattaataaatggATAAATACATAAAGTAAATAACGCGCTAATGGATACTAAACTATTTTGTGTCAATAACATCATTGATAGTGATTCTCGTTTCGGAGAAGACAgtctttaatataatataatctgtGACCACTTTGGTTATTTTGtctgtttaaggtagtggacccgtactGACAGTCAGCAAAGTACGTTCTATTCGTATGTggcttcggcattctccggtttttATGCAAGGTCACGTGCGCATTGAGCTATATccacgtccgaagaatgccgaactgCCTTACGataatacgtaatcacacggagattgccgaatgtcattacggATACACTACCTTAATGTATGTTTATGCACCAACATTTGGGTGAGCCAAATAATTGACTTTGATGAACATGCGATAAGATCTTTGTGAGAGTCAAATGATCGCTTTTTTCCACAAGTCTTTATTACCTAGTCTGTTGTTAGAAAAACCTACCGGCACAGCATGACTCAAAACCTGGCTCAGATACTTCCATTGGCGCTTGAAGTGTTTGGTTCTCACGGCAAACCTTTGCACCGGGACACATATGTTGCAGAATATCCGGTAAACGTAATAGAATTGACGAACCATTTTCAGCATAACCGTTTTCGAGAAGCAAACAGACAAGCAAATATAGCAGACCAACCATTGTTATCTGCaagagaaaaggaaaagaaaagaaTTCAAAGAATTACAAAACAACGCATATGATATGTTGAGTAATGATATTCATACATTTATAAATTGCTCCTGTGTAATTGAATGAAGTACATGTAGTCTTATATGAGGCATTTAAAATACGGTTTAacacatttaaaagatttctaaTGATTTTATCGCCTACTCGACGCCAAataagtatatacatgtagtagatAAACCTATTGACTAGTTTGCTTTTCTTCACGTTAATATAGAAGCAGGCATGTGCATTCCCAGTATgtgtttttcactgaaaaaagaaaCGTTTTCTTTTGAGTGTAGTGGTTCTTAATTTCTTTATGGTACTTAAGTATGAACTTTAgtttgtttgcatttttcaattctCGGGCCATTAAAACTACGTAAGAAATCAACAACCACGAATAAAACACGCGGCTCTAAATTAGTTAGGTGCGTGTACACACACTGATACCGGCATACTGTCATCGACATGACACGCTGGTGTCAACATCGAACATTTTTTGTCGCCTAGAGTGAGTAAAGATTCCCTAGTATATTAAGGATTAATACTTTGATGCCGGATTTAATGTATTAATAAGAAAAGTGGACATACTTTGGCAGTTTCTAATCCCAAGACCGTAAAATTTAACGTGTTGTGTTATAGCTGCGGTAAGTAAAAGCAGACCTACCGgttcaaaaattatctttttcgtggttaaagacatttttattgtaaaatacataatatcaatGGCCTTTTAACTAACTCAGTATCTTTGCCAATATTCAAGctttttaattgtttcattttttagaTGGACCAAATGTAGTTccggctaccataacttaactcaCGCTATCTTTATATTCTGATGGTCGCGTCTATTAAGTTATGGCGTAACCCTGCCCATTTGTTTACCTAACAACATCTGCGCACTGATTCTCGTGAGAAACTGACGACATCATGCAAAGTTCGTAGCACATGGTTAATTTTGAATATCAGtatcaacatttttttatatttaatgaatttagTTGACTGATGAAGCATTTTTAACAAAGTTCATGAAAACATACCTTAGACAGTTTAAATTCACAAAAAGTTAGATAGATGACGATCCTATACtgcctttttgtttttaaaatgaaaaagctCTATCACACGACAACTGCAATGGTGGGCAAAATATTGCCGGTAGCATTACTCATTTGAAACGTCGATGTAGATCTATATCTCATTTTCAAACAGACATATGTTGCGTGgttcattttatgtcagatcaaaagaaaaattggtTAAACACGATTTCTGGTTAGATTTCAATACGGGATTCGGTTCAGCTGAGAGATCCAAGACAGCATataacatctctgaagctgaatGTTTTTAAGCTAGCAAAGTGCAGAGGGTAGGCAATTTTGGCATCTATTTTGGGCGACATAAAAATTGTGTGGCAACGATGTTCAGCGACAAGTTTAATGAACTGAATTGTTGTTATTACCGACGTTCTTGTTGACATTTATGTTTCGCATGTTCAAGCGGTTTAACCTCTTAAATGCAATACTAGTCCAAGTATCTCATTCAAACCATGCACGTTTTACCTCTAGACACCAAGTAAATCATGCATAGTTATTGTAAATGTCAGcactttcaaaagaaaaatatgtaaagatcaaattaCTTAATGCCCtaggggaaagtgtgacatttttgtggtgacatttgtcaacaaacagacgattatttaagaaatgttaaaacccgcagaatttcacaaggtaaactattatgttgagaaagctattgctaGAAAGAAAACGatctctgctacccatatatatatgcgtcaaagtatagggaaaatatctagaaataagagaaaatcatagaaaacaatttcaggactgttagatgcatgccTATATTATCATATCCAGAAGATctatagcaggtaacatagataaCTTACTTTTCCGTTGCACTGATATAATATGGACAGAATTATGATTAAAAaatggtgttcactcaacaattttactctataaacagattgtttcccttctGTAAAGAGGGCTTGGGTAAGTATCTAAATATTGTCATTAATAATCATAAAGCCAGTACGAGTACTGGCAAATAGGAAATGTCGTCACCGTAACACCGCCTTCTCGAAAATTTTGTGAAGTATGATTTTCGCTCTaaaggtatgatgacactaaatgtaaacttgctattttcaagtgaataggttctggCGAATTTTCACTTTCTCTCTTGTAGTAAATAGGTTCTTTGAAATATACGTTTTAGCTAAACCTGATTTTATTGaactcgctttgaggctttgtctaATTTCATATTATGGTATTAAACCTATATCTGATAGCTGTGTAATTCTAGATGTTAATTttctatatatagatatgtatGTTTGAAATCGTACAATTGTTGTCATAGCGTGTTCCGCAtatattttatatgcaaactaTATAGCCACAGAGTTACTCCTTTTTTGCTTTTctttatattgatttattttaatttttcattttttaaagaagtGGGTACGTATTTACAATCGGTAAATTACGTAGTCTCTATTCTCTATTGGAATTTTCCGGTTTTGACGCAGTGCCATGTGCGCGTCGAGCTATACTTACGACGAATGCCAAATCGCCTAACAAAATACATAATCAAAACGAAATTGCCGAGTCTCAATACAGGCCCACAACCTTAAAACAACAAAGCCAACTAGCAAACGTTTTATCATCCAGCATCACAAGGCACAATTTTCATAAAACGATGTGACGTTAGTAGATTATCATAACAATCAAGAGCTATAACAAGTAGAGGGTAAAATGATCGTTCGTGGCAACCGGTATACATCTAGACCTGAAATAAGTGAATGTAAAATACATTCGTTGAACCTCTTAACCTCGATCCACCTCTATCGTATGAACACATCACTCCACCCGACCCCATCCCCAAACTCCGCTCCCATCACCCAACCCAATACACATATCACTCCATCCACCACCATCCCTCATCCCCGCCGCTCTCACAACACACATATCCCTCCTCCCCGTCCCTATCATCTTAACCCCGCCCCATCGCAATAAACATACCGCAAAACCCCATTTCACCCCTTTCCAAATAAACATACTTTGAGCACACATTTACTAcacgaaatatatattttataggtTGTTAAAACTGTTCACAGTTCAGCTTCTTAAACTTCTCTGGTCGCTTTGctgttgttttattcatttcgTAATAACTCACTAAGATAATCTGAGAAGTCAGCTTTCGCGCCAATCATATGAGGGTTTAGATAATGGTTTAAataatgagaaaaccaacatagtgggtttgcgaccagcatggatccagaccagcctgcacatcctcgcagtctggtcaggatccatgctgttcgcttttaaagcctactggaatcggagaaactgttagcgaacagcatggatcctgaccagactgcgcggatgcgcaggctggtctggatccatgctggtcgcaaacccactatgttggttttctcatggcacggctcatatattctctAGTTCATCAGAGATACAGTTCTTAAACATGTTACTTAGTACATATCTATTTGTCTTTTTGGCACTAATGAGTGCCTCTCCTTCTCTGTTTCTTAACAAAAGCTAAATCTGGCTTCATCTGACAAGTCATTaaagttttgtatattttataataaatatgagCGCTCCAGTTAAATCAAGCGCTTCATTTAATTGCACAagacaatatttaattaatttcaatacCAGAGACTACtaaatttcaattttagaaagATATTTAACAAGATGCGTCTTATAAAAACGTATTGTTAAAATATGTTCAAGACGTGAGGATAGGTAACATCAAGGAAATAATAAGCAAAATATAAGTCGTAGAAATTGGTATAGAAAaaagtaaattgaaaataaaatcaacgcATTTGAAATACCCAAAGCAGTTGGGTAAAGGGGACGAGGGTAGTTAAACAAGTTTATTGTTATCCATAGTCCCAATTTCTCTAAATTAACCTAATCATTTGAACGAGGCAGTTCTAATAAAATAATGTACCATTGCTTTAAGCCAAGCTTGAACTTCAGTCATCAAACTGTACGATCAATTCAGTCTACCGTTGAACAAAATGTATCGATATTTAAACCGAGAACATATCTAATATTTAATGGCATTGTTTCTACAGATGCACTCATGAAGCAGTAATAATATAATTTACCACACCGATGCATATTAAACCCTGTCACAATACAAAAGACATAATCAGACCTATGGTAACTGAAGATTAGTATAACCTTTCATCTTaacccagcaaacaaaagacgtctttTTTGGTTGTTATGACGTCTTTTTGAGACGTCTTTATGACGtctttttggttgtttttgaaaggtgcGTTCATGTCTTTTAGAGACGTCTTAAAGACGTCTTTTTTTGGAGACGTCTTTTTTACGCCTTTTTGGAGACTTCTTTTTCCGTCTTTTTCCGGTTGTTTCTGAAAGGTGCGATCACGTCTTTTAGAGACGTCTTTATGACGTCTCTTAAAAGACATCGTTGTCATGCATTATTATGATgtctttatgaaagaaaaaataagacaTTATCTTTTTGAAATGTGAATTCCAACCATAATCCAAGTATAAAGAACTAATATTTTAGGCATTGATTTTTTTTGCTTATCTAGCACATTTTCTGATCTTTATTTTATAGATATGTGATCGtattttatctaagtaacatagTAAGTCCAATAGGTAATCCAAGTACGGCGTACTACgatgaactacgttttactgcgcctggcaacttggccagcgcgtggacgggtctgcggtgaactacgttgaacaaAGCTtaagcagcctcggataactacgttcagctacggatcagtATGCATGATtacgttcgcattaaggtttagtcacgggtcggtaagtttcatataaataggccaCGTGTGGCCAGCGTTTACATTCCAAGTTTTAAAaacatcatgtcaaactacggcaaggtacgtttcagtacggataactacgttttagtacgtttaactacggatgaataagtttcaaccaagttggactaaactttaaagtcacgctcaaatggctacggatcgctcaaacttttgtgcatgttcaaaagttggagaaacttgcaagtttgggataagtcttaaatacgttttgaccaagtgttggtacggattgatacggattactactttgaggtacgtctcaggtacggatcgatacggattactacgtttcgatccgtggctagacgtacgtagctatccgcgccgtatgtgtgactggggtttaAGTTCTCAAAGTCTTCATCACGGCAAAACCACAGGATCTGGCatcatatgaaatatattaaattcgagtgttttataattatcattaatcaTTTTCccgttaataaaataaaactgcgAAAACAGTTTTGGTAAATAAAGTACTGATAAAACAGTTAATGGAAGTATTTAAactattatcaacattttctgattaagaTATCCTCTCTGACTTTGTAAGTatgagatatttttttaaaaaatgaagatttaaaaacaaaagctaatgatgttaaaatagatattttataaatacatcagtcttttaaatataatattatcgatgaatataattattatgttataataatgtttaaagtattgtacTCACTTTTTTTGCATCATCCTTCTGTACATGATCTGTCTTGCAGCTTAAATCTCTATCAAATTAACTGAATAGTGTGTAAACCATTGGCGTGACTAATATATAGACTGTAGATGACTGTAGAGAGAGACGGACCCctagttaccatggttacaatcatgtattataaatgttcccaatgaatTCCAGTTTAATCATTATACTATCgctttcctgaatattttaaaatgtatgaatattattattaaaagtaattacacaattttgaaaatagctAGACAACAGCCCAATTTTAGTAAGAATTAGGAATATTTTCGGAAgtgcaaaaaatatcatttactagttttagtccattttcatgaattttgtaaccctagtaaatacattgtattttgaaaatacaataaaaatgctataCCTGTCCGTTCTATTATGAAGTAAGGAAATTATCGAACTTTCGATCCAACATGCCGGTATGTCTAATAGCACAGTTTATGTTGTAAATGTTATTGCAGCTAAGAAGAACGAAAACTTGCATTTTCTCATAGACAGATATGTTTTTATGACGGCtttaaaacgtcttttaaaagaCGTCTTTATTTTGTAGGTAAAACGGCATAAAAAATCGTCTTTTTCCGGTCACAGATGTCGTGACCATAAAACAACCAGATAAAGACGTCTTTTTCTGGTCACAGACGTCGGGACcataaaacaagcaaataaagACGTCTTTTCCTTGTCACACACGTCGTGACCATAAAACAACCAAAAAgaagacgtcttttgtttgctgggaaATACAAGAGAAAGTGTTTGAATTTCCAAAAGATTACAAACAATAATCAAAACGTTA from Mercenaria mercenaria strain notata chromosome 11, MADL_Memer_1, whole genome shotgun sequence includes the following:
- the LOC128546710 gene encoding uncharacterized protein LOC128546710 → MVGLLYLLVCLLLENGYAENGSSILLRLPDILQHMCPGAKVCRENQTLQAPMEVSEPGFESCCADCSCSFDCAETENCCFPSQQPQRNASGNQNDILQTTERSCLFLTTVPPPPEDYAFFQAYNMISIVSEPDSSANSTMQSNISCGDQRVAPWDSLYPVYSKRNNLLYKNAICATKNGAMDVTPFDAFLVCKEIDQLVSDASNFVQLLDSTSNSVPRDCSVDFTYRGDINDLKSHKCYKELVNVCLASKSFHLTYDIGFSKEEVISACTSGLVSPYRKAKMYANIFCYICNAEPFIKDISCKKITFERGHGSNGFTGLIDTNFITNDREDMLAKAKKVPKACEINDVSISSTISEQSSPYGEHYSVGSTHCIVNTNQ